DNA from Sulfurimonas xiamenensis:
GTGGGTCCAAGCGGAAGCGGTAAAAGTACTGTTTTAAACCTTATAGGATGTTTGGACAAGCCCACGGAGGGCAAAATCTTTATAGATGAGACTGACATAACCAAGCTTGACACAACGGCTCTGGCAAACTTTAGAGGCGAAAATATAGGTTTCATTTTTCAAAGTTTTAACCTTATCCCCGTTCTTTCAGTCTATGAAAACATTGAGTATCCGCTTATCATGATTCAAAATCTGCCACAAGATGAGCGGCATAAAAGAATCATGAAGCTTTTAGAAGATGTGGATATGCTTGACCAAAAGGAGAAGTTTCCAGACCAGCTATCAGGCGGGCAGCGCCAGCGCGTCGCCATTGCAAGAGCGCTTGTCACAAACCCAAAAATTGTTTTTGCCGATGAGCCTACTGCAAATCTCGATACCAAAACATCAAACCAGATAATCACACTTATGAGAAATATTCAGCGCGAGTTTAACACCACTTTTATCTTTGCAACCCACGATGAGAAGATTGTCAACGAAGTAGACAGGATCATAACTCTTGTAGATGGCGAGATCGTAGGCGACAAAAAGGTTGCATCATGAAAAATATTATAAAAATATCATTTAGAAATCTTACAAGAAGCTCAAGAAGAACCATTCTTACCGCCAGCCTCATCACAATTGGCGTTATCTTTGTTTTAGTATATGCGGCACTCTCTGGTAGTTTCAAATCTTACATGGTCGCTCAGATTACCGACTCCATGATGGGGCACATCCAGATACATAAAAAGGGATATGTAGAGTCAATAGACAATCTCCCGCTTGATAAAAACCTAAACAAAAAGCAGTTGGAACAGATAACAAAACTTTTAGATGAA
Protein-coding regions in this window:
- a CDS encoding ABC transporter ATP-binding protein, which codes for MIVNQNVSKVYKMGEIDLRVIKNLNLTIEYGEFVAIVGPSGSGKSTVLNLIGCLDKPTEGKIFIDETDITKLDTTALANFRGENIGFIFQSFNLIPVLSVYENIEYPLIMIQNLPQDERHKRIMKLLEDVDMLDQKEKFPDQLSGGQRQRVAIARALVTNPKIVFADEPTANLDTKTSNQIITLMRNIQREFNTTFIFATHDEKIVNEVDRIITLVDGEIVGDKKVAS